One segment of Sylvia atricapilla isolate bSylAtr1 chromosome 8, bSylAtr1.pri, whole genome shotgun sequence DNA contains the following:
- the ANXA11 gene encoding annexin A11 isoform X1: MEGVERTQTGEGRESAAAVCFDGGAGYEGCAPKSPAALGGGRSIPWYLPQLTAIFCEIFAMSYPGYPPAGGYPPAAPGSSPWGGAAYPPSNPPPIGLENVAGYANQFNPSHMAGMASNLAGTFGGANVPQSMYPSTPGGYPPVPPGGFGQPPPGQQPYGGYAPPGGNPPSGMPGYPGFPGGPVPGQPTPPPGQQPMGYPGLPATHPGQQPMPNYPPGPAANPSMPSYSGSAGPAVTPVTHKSRGTITDAPGFDPLKDAEVLRKAMKGFGTDEQAIIDCLGSRSNKQRQQIILSFKTAYGKDLIKDLKSELSGNFEKTILAMMKTPVMFDAYEIKEAIKGVGTDENCLIEILASRSNEHIQELSRVYKAEYKKTLEEAIKSDTSGHFQRLLISLAQGNRDESTNVDMSAVQKDVQELYAAGENRLGTDESKFNAILCARSRAHLRAVFSEYQRMCNRDIESSICREMSGDLEKGMLAVVKCLKNTPAFFAERLYKAMKGAGTKDRTLIRIMVSRSEVDLLDIRAEYKRMYGRSLYSDITGDTSGDYRKILLKLCGGND, from the exons ATGGAAGGTGTGGAGAGAACACAGACTGGCGAGGGGCGGGAGAGCGCTGCTGCGGTGTGTTTTGATGGAGGAGCTGGTTATGAGGGTTGTGCACCTAAAAGCCCAGCTGCTCTCGGAGGTGGGAGGTCCATTCCCTGGTACCTCCCCCAGCTTACAGCTATTTTCTGTGAA ATCTTTGCAATGAGTTACCCAGGCTATCCCCCAGCGGGTGGATATCCACCAGCTGCCCCAG GTAGCAGTCCTTGGGGTGGTGCTGCCTATCCACCTTCAAATCCACCTCCAATTGGTCTGGAAAATGTGGCTGGCTATGCTAACCAGTTCAATCCCAGCCACATGGCTGGAATG GCATCCAACCTGGCAGGGACCTTTGGAGGGGCAAATGTTCCACAAAGCATGTATCCTTCCACACCTGGGGGTTATCCACCAGTTCCTCCAGGTGGCTTTGGGCAGCCCCCACCAGGACAGCAGCCGTATGGAGGGTATGCTCCGCCGGGAGGAAATCCACCCTCCGGAATGCCAGGTTACCCAGGATTCCCAGGCggccctgtgccaggccagcCCACACCACCCCCTGGTCAGCAGCCTATGGGCTATCCAGGACTGCCAGCAACtcacccagggcagcagcccaTGCCAAATTATCCGCCAGGTCCAGCTGCGAACCCATCTATGCCCTCTTACTCAGGATCTGCAGGGCCTGCAGTCACTCCTGTAACA CACAAAAGCAGAGGTACGATCACTGATGCACCGGGTTTTGACCCTCTGAAGGATGCAGAAGTCTTAAGGAAGGCCATGAAGGGATTTG GAACCGATGAGCAGGCAATCATCGATTGTCTTGGAAGTCGTTCAAACAAGCAACGCCAGCAGATAATCCTGTCCTTCAAAACAGCTTATGGAAAG GATTTGATCAAGGATCTCAAGTCTGAGCTATCAGGTAACTTTGAGAAGACAATCTTGGCAATGATGAAGACACCTGTCATGTTTGATGCTTATGAAATCAAGGAAGCTATAAAG GGTGTTGGCACAGATGAAAATTGTCTCATTGAAATCTTAGCTTCCCGCAGTAATGAGCACATTCAGGAACTCAGCAGGGTCTATAAAGCAG AATATAAGAAAACCCTGGAGGAAGCAATAAAAAGTGACACATCTGGACACTTTCAGAGGCTTTTAATTTCACTTGCTCAG GGAAACAGAGATGAAAGTACAAATGTTGACATGTCTGCTGTCCAAAAAGATGTACAG GAATTGTATGCAGCTGGAGAGAACCGTCTAGGAACTGATGAATCCAAATTCAATGCCATTCTGTGTGCAAGAAGCAGGGCCCACCTTAGAGCAG TGTTCAGCGAGTACCAGAGGATGTGTAACCGGGACATTGAAAGCAGCATATGTCGGGAGATGTCTGGAGACCTGGAGAAGGGCATGCTGGCAGTAG TGAAGTGTCTCAAGAACACGCCAGCCTTCTTTGCAGAGAGATTATATAAAGCAATGAAG GGAGCAGGAACGAAGGACAGGACGCTGATCCGGATCATGGTATCGCGCAGTGAGGTTGACCTGCTGGACATACGTGCAGAGTACAAGAGGATGTATGGCAGATCTCTCTACTCAGATATCACT gGTGATACTTCAGGAGACTACCGGAAAATCCTACTCAAGTTGTGTGGTGGAAATGACTAA
- the ANXA11 gene encoding annexin A11 isoform X2, whose protein sequence is MSYPGYPPAGGYPPAAPGSSPWGGAAYPPSNPPPIGLENVAGYANQFNPSHMAGMASNLAGTFGGANVPQSMYPSTPGGYPPVPPGGFGQPPPGQQPYGGYAPPGGNPPSGMPGYPGFPGGPVPGQPTPPPGQQPMGYPGLPATHPGQQPMPNYPPGPAANPSMPSYSGSAGPAVTPVTHKSRGTITDAPGFDPLKDAEVLRKAMKGFGTDEQAIIDCLGSRSNKQRQQIILSFKTAYGKDLIKDLKSELSGNFEKTILAMMKTPVMFDAYEIKEAIKGVGTDENCLIEILASRSNEHIQELSRVYKAEYKKTLEEAIKSDTSGHFQRLLISLAQGNRDESTNVDMSAVQKDVQELYAAGENRLGTDESKFNAILCARSRAHLRAVFSEYQRMCNRDIESSICREMSGDLEKGMLAVVKCLKNTPAFFAERLYKAMKGAGTKDRTLIRIMVSRSEVDLLDIRAEYKRMYGRSLYSDITGDTSGDYRKILLKLCGGND, encoded by the exons ATGAGTTACCCAGGCTATCCCCCAGCGGGTGGATATCCACCAGCTGCCCCAG GTAGCAGTCCTTGGGGTGGTGCTGCCTATCCACCTTCAAATCCACCTCCAATTGGTCTGGAAAATGTGGCTGGCTATGCTAACCAGTTCAATCCCAGCCACATGGCTGGAATG GCATCCAACCTGGCAGGGACCTTTGGAGGGGCAAATGTTCCACAAAGCATGTATCCTTCCACACCTGGGGGTTATCCACCAGTTCCTCCAGGTGGCTTTGGGCAGCCCCCACCAGGACAGCAGCCGTATGGAGGGTATGCTCCGCCGGGAGGAAATCCACCCTCCGGAATGCCAGGTTACCCAGGATTCCCAGGCggccctgtgccaggccagcCCACACCACCCCCTGGTCAGCAGCCTATGGGCTATCCAGGACTGCCAGCAACtcacccagggcagcagcccaTGCCAAATTATCCGCCAGGTCCAGCTGCGAACCCATCTATGCCCTCTTACTCAGGATCTGCAGGGCCTGCAGTCACTCCTGTAACA CACAAAAGCAGAGGTACGATCACTGATGCACCGGGTTTTGACCCTCTGAAGGATGCAGAAGTCTTAAGGAAGGCCATGAAGGGATTTG GAACCGATGAGCAGGCAATCATCGATTGTCTTGGAAGTCGTTCAAACAAGCAACGCCAGCAGATAATCCTGTCCTTCAAAACAGCTTATGGAAAG GATTTGATCAAGGATCTCAAGTCTGAGCTATCAGGTAACTTTGAGAAGACAATCTTGGCAATGATGAAGACACCTGTCATGTTTGATGCTTATGAAATCAAGGAAGCTATAAAG GGTGTTGGCACAGATGAAAATTGTCTCATTGAAATCTTAGCTTCCCGCAGTAATGAGCACATTCAGGAACTCAGCAGGGTCTATAAAGCAG AATATAAGAAAACCCTGGAGGAAGCAATAAAAAGTGACACATCTGGACACTTTCAGAGGCTTTTAATTTCACTTGCTCAG GGAAACAGAGATGAAAGTACAAATGTTGACATGTCTGCTGTCCAAAAAGATGTACAG GAATTGTATGCAGCTGGAGAGAACCGTCTAGGAACTGATGAATCCAAATTCAATGCCATTCTGTGTGCAAGAAGCAGGGCCCACCTTAGAGCAG TGTTCAGCGAGTACCAGAGGATGTGTAACCGGGACATTGAAAGCAGCATATGTCGGGAGATGTCTGGAGACCTGGAGAAGGGCATGCTGGCAGTAG TGAAGTGTCTCAAGAACACGCCAGCCTTCTTTGCAGAGAGATTATATAAAGCAATGAAG GGAGCAGGAACGAAGGACAGGACGCTGATCCGGATCATGGTATCGCGCAGTGAGGTTGACCTGCTGGACATACGTGCAGAGTACAAGAGGATGTATGGCAGATCTCTCTACTCAGATATCACT gGTGATACTTCAGGAGACTACCGGAAAATCCTACTCAAGTTGTGTGGTGGAAATGACTAA